Within the Cinclus cinclus chromosome 12, bCinCin1.1, whole genome shotgun sequence genome, the region TGCAGAGAGAAAGGCAGCAGCTAGGGGCTGGTGGCCAAACTGCCTCTCACCAGGCTGGCCCTGATGGTATTGCTGCCTGTGCACCCCTGGAGGATGGGACAGGGGGCCATCACACTGCTGGCACCATTCCCCACATGGCTACCCCCCCAAACGCAGTGCAGCCCCAAAAGGACTGCAGGGCCACaaggctgcagcctgggacacTCTAACTCACCCCCAGGATGTGCACCCGGTTGTAGTAGGAGCTAAAATCCATGCTGAGCTGGATCAGGAACTTGCACACCTGCAAGGAAGAGACATTCTCATGGCACAGTGAATTTTGGCTGGTCTTCGGCCCTCACCCACCCCAAGCACAGCAGGAACTGCCCCCCCCCGGGGCATTGCAATCTGTCAACACTGGATGGGCAACACCTGCTAGCACGGAGCTTTGCCCTGGGCTGGGACTGCTGGAGCAGCATCCATGGATGCTGTAACACATGGCACTTACTGTCTCTGTGTTGGCAGTGATCCGGATCCCCTTGGAGGGTGGgggcagctgtgctgcctgctgcaggacttcagggaagggcaggagacAGTTGAAGAGCAGGAGCCATTCACCCTGTGAAGGGATTACATTTCTCAGTGTCAGATCTTCCAGGGCCAGTAGCATCCATCACCAGAGCCAAGGGTGCACAGATCCCCCCCATTCCTCCTCTTAGTACTCACCTCTTCTCGGAGGCAGGAGAAGTTCAGTTCAGACACTGGTGGCAGAGGTGGATATGTGCCTGGAAAGCAGGGAGACTGCTGTGCCCAAAGAAGCCCCTGTGGCTCTGAGAGTGGCTGTCGAGGAGGGTGATGGGGCTGGTGCTCACCCTGCTCCACAGCCCGCTGGAAGGTGTTGAAGAGTGTGGCCAGTCGGGCACAGTTGTACATCACAAAGGCACCGCTCTTTGTTCCCTTCGTGGAGATGCTGTTGTTCTCCAGGTCCAGTGTAAtctgagggcagggagaagtcaCAGTCCAGGTTGCTCAGCACATTTCACTCCACTGTTCCCACaacctgccagccctggctccatGCAAGCTGCTGTCCTACCTGGCTCCGGTGAGCAGTGCTCAGCAACTCAAACCTGATGGCAGCTACTGTTAGAGTATCAATCACCTCTGTCCAGGCCTCATCTGTGAAGAATGTAGGTGCCATCATGCACAGATAGCTCCACTACCATGTACCAAGGCAGGACACCCCTGCCAAGACCAGGCAGTAGCTGAGGACCACCACACTGTTGGCCCTGGCTTCAACTGGAAAGAGTTGCTCTGTGCCAGTGCCCTGGATATTTAGATGCCTTCCCAAAGCAAGGGGAGGAGCACCCTGCAGGGGTGCAGCCCCCTGGCTGTGGACTCATGGGAGCAATGAGGATGGGATGGAGCAGCATCCATGCATGAAGTCCCAGAGTAAGCTCACCATGCGCAAGCTCCCCATACTTTATCACAGAGGCTTCATACATCTGGTGCTTTCGGAGCCTGGGAGAAACACAGACAGAGTCACTCACTGTGGGCTGAGCTGGCACACAGGGAGCCTTAGCAGGAGAGAAAGCAGCAGGTGCCTTGCACACCAACTTACTGGAAGTACTGGTCTGCCCCAATGGGTGATGAAGGGTTGGTCACCTTCACTGGCCCACAGACAAGGTATTTCTGAAAGACAGAGAGGCTGAGGCTGGGAACTGAGTGAAATCCAGCCCTGTTCAAAACCTAGTCATGAGCCAAGGATGGATGCTGGGGGCCACACTGAGGAGGGTCAGAGGTTGCTCTTGCTCACCTGTAAAGCTGTGTGGGCTCCTGGATCCAAAATCCTCCAGAGcacatccagctgctgcagctggaattcCTCCTCACAGTTCACCACATGCACGATGCTGCAGCAACTGCTCTGGCCTTTGGCCTGTAGCAGAGCACAACAGGGAGGTCAATCCTATTACCTGGCAAAAGGGAAGGACACTTGGAAAGCGAGAGACGGGTGGTGCCGTGGGGTCACTCACTGGACACTGCAGaacagcttcctgcagctcagccaagGACCACAGTGTCCCCTCTGTCACTGAAAGATGGAGGGACACACAGTGGGACACAGGGTTCTCCACACCATCAGGTCTGCCCCTGGCTCAAACCAGACTAAAGGGGAACAAGAGGGGAAAGCCATTTGTGCCCACCCCCCCCAccttatttttgttaaaaaacaactgaaaggaAACAGGCCTCCCTGCACCCATTCTACCCCCACTGCCACACCTGGGATGTTGTACACGTGAGGCTTACCAAGAAGCACATCTAGATTGGGGTCATAGCCCAacaagctctgctgctccaCGAAGCTCTTCAGGTGCACCTTAGAGATGACACCCTCGGCTGTGCCCGGCCCCTGCTCGTAGGCTGCAGCATAGGGGCACCGGCCCAGCGCTGCCTTCAAGGCTGAGACGGCATCAGTGAGGGACGAGCCACCGGAGCCCGAGGGCCAGTAGACGCGGAGCTGCCGCAGGAcgtcccagctcctctcctcgCTGAGGGCAGGGACCAGGCGGACGCTGACCCTGCGAGAGAGGGCGAGGCAGGCACTGGTGAGCGACGGGCTCTATGGCGATAAGCCGGGAGCAGGACGGGACGGAGGCACTCACCCTTGGGCGCgcagcagctgagccaggtGGTCAGCCACCAGGACGGAGCGGAGGTGGCGGGGCCGCAAGGCAGCGGGGCTCCGCAGGGCCGGGCAGTGCAGCACCACGCAGCCCGTCCGCGCCCCCGCCGCCGGGGAAGCCGGGTCGGGCAGA harbors:
- the DALRD3 gene encoding DALR anticodon-binding domain-containing protein 3, whose product is MDVDGGRPGVAATLRALNGALGRPAALWVKESGARNLRHRDFLAPRAALNAAFPGGQVPPEAVSAVSSLRGPAVLPLRVCQQTPAGLAVQVRRPEAFQRLLRPLPDPASPAAGARTGCVVLHCPALRSPAALRPRHLRSVLVADHLAQLLRAQGVSVRLVPALSEERSWDVLRQLRVYWPSGSGGSSLTDAVSALKAALGRCPYAAAYEQGPGTAEGVISKVHLKSFVEQQSLLGYDPNLDVLLVTEGTLWSLAELQEAVLQCPAKGQSSCCSIVHVVNCEEEFQLQQLDVLWRILDPGAHTALQKYLVCGPVKVTNPSSPIGADQYFQLRKHQMYEASVIKYGELAHDEAWTEVIDTLTVAAIRFELLSTAHRSQITLDLENNSISTKGTKSGAFVMYNCARLATLFNTFQRAVEQGTYPPLPPVSELNFSCLREEGEWLLLFNCLLPFPEVLQQAAQLPPPSKGIRITANTETVCKFLIQLSMDFSSYYNRVHILGEPFPHLFDQMFARLQLLGAVKEVFHSALATLHLPALSQI